In the genome of Mangifera indica cultivar Alphonso chromosome 9, CATAS_Mindica_2.1, whole genome shotgun sequence, the window AATCCTTATCcccaattcaaattttgttgatcaCATACAAACGTGTACCTCTTCATACAAGGGCATGATTTTTGACTTGGATCTAACTTGATTGAGCTCTTGTGCAATCTTTCACATAGTCAGACATTTTTTCTAGTCTATCTagcttgtttttgtttataaaatctCTTATCCCTTCCTTTTTCACTTGTTTCCCTTTCATTGTACTTAAATTAAGTGTAAAATGGTTCTTTTTACTAACTGCACGAGTGTGTATCTAAGGTAGACCCCTATTGTCTCTTTTAAATGTGGCATccacttttgaaaagtcatacaCGGTCATGTATGCCTTTCCTTAGAACGAGCATGCAAAACTTGTGAAATTTCCTTATTTAAACTAAGGACACATAAGTGTAAATGAGACCATATATGACCGTGTGTCGTGATCTGGCTATCGCAAAATTGTTGAATCTAACTATTTTGTGCTATTTCCTGCAATCCAAGCACACACAATTGATCTAAACATGTCACTAGGTAGTTATACATACCTTTCTCTAATTAAAACACTTAATAGATGCAACAATTTTGGATTATACAGTctcaattatcaaattatagCTTAATCTTAGCTAACACATTTATAGAATTTATGGAATGAATTCAACCTAATTCATACATCAATTAACACACATATACATTCATCAAGACATATATACAACATCCAGAAGGTTGTCATTTGATCATCAGAATGCAAACAATCATTATAAACATCTTTAACAATTAAGGAGGGAACCAACTTACTTGTCTTTCTATGTACAAGCAATTCTTCGCGTGGCTACAAGGATTTTTAACGATCGATGGCTTCCTTCGGCGACCAAAGCACTTTTATCTCTCTACTCACTTTTTTTAGGGTGTAGCTCGATGAGAATAATGTGAGAGAATTAGGttaaacacatttttatttttgcctacTATATGTGATACACAGGCATGTGTCCCGTCGCACAACTAAGACAACACTTGATCTTGCCATGATCACAATcttatctaaaaattcaaatttgctaATGATACACGACTATATATCACTTTGGAGaacatttaaaaattctatttagaacaagaaaaaatattgaaatgccCTTGGACTTATCTGTGGTTGTTACAACAGAGCATATAAGCAATAATTGTTTCAActcaaacatataataaatcaagaaaatgtAATCAAAGAAAAAACTCCAATGCAATGttaccaataaaataaagaatttccTTTAATTATATACgacaataaataatagaaaatgattttacatcatttgaaaataaatataaaatgttatttggAGGATTGCtctaccacttacaattttcggtcgtattaaattagtaaaatttaataattaatttttaaataaaaaatcaggCTAACCTATGACAAGGCCTACGAGCCTTAATTTTATATAGGTTGGCTCATCCCGCAAGGCCTACTCCTATATGGACCTTGGCCTAACATGGTGAGCTATGCCAAAGCCAACTCGACCTAACCTGGCATGCCCCTCAACCATGTCTATCTATCACTGACATTTCATCATTTGGGTAGACATGTCCTTGGTAGAAACCATTCTTGGTGTATGTGCAAATGGTTTATAGATTGTCGATTTGTCACGAAACTACTCATTACTAACATGATGAAGAGCTCACAAGTCATACACAAAAGGGTAGACCATGAGATTAGGAGACGTTGGGATATTTAAAGTGAATCATGTCTAGAATATAAGATGACAATTTTGAGCTTTAACTTAAGTGTGATTTTATCTACCTAATAGACCAAACTACAATAACCCATAAATAGAGGGGTTGTAATGAAATATTGAGAATTGACCTTATTTAGATTGTAtagaagatatttaaatattcgaTAAATTTCAAGTCAGATGAATGAACTTTCAAGTTAAAGGAATGGCCATTCCTTTTCCCTAGGTGaccttatttaatattatatcatatatccCAAGAATCAATCGTGGAATTCTGATAGATACAATATAACATGAATGATCATACATACTTAATGAACGCTCATTTGAATGATGTGTCATATAACTATCCCAGTTATATCATGCTTGTAATGTGTATTTCACCCTTTTGAAACACTTATTAATGAGTTTGTACATGAACAGACTGTATTGCAATCTATATGAACTTTTTGACACTCTTTATACTCTATaacatgtttttcattttctttgggGTTCTAGTAGACTCTAAATGTCCCTTACAGTCTCTTTTGCTTGTGTGTTTCATATGGATCATCTTATTGCCATCCAATCTTAGATCGAAAGTATATTCTTGTCAAATTTCCATTAAAAGACGAAAGAACCTCCAAACGTGAGTAAGTCACTAAATAGACCCTAcgaatgttttatatattcaaactatGCATATTTTGTCTCATAAACTAATCTTGTTGAAATCATGGATgactattatatataaaattttaatttatacttcCATTACaatctattatattttgagTCCATGAATACTAACACTTAAAAGGTCAATTGTGGAGGTTAAGGAGAACTTGTGGGCCACGAATAATTATCCTTGTCATGACATGAGTTAAGGGTTGCATGTCGTAGGTCAACATCATTATTCCATGAGTTCAAGTCTACATGTGGAACGTTAGTGTAATGATTGGGCATGACAAGTTTTCTACGCGAGTTTTGGTCTACATACCAAATAGGGGACATAACCCTCACCATAAGAGTTACCTATTGTTGTCTTTCAAAGAGACTTGTAGTATTCATACGTGAAAAGTAAGACATCACGTTGGTTATTGTTGGGGGAACTGATGCCCCCATAAGTGTTGTTAGGACAACAACATTGAGTAGTTGGATAAACACTTGAATTACACTTGTTAGATTAGCTAATTGTGCCACCACCTCTAAGGGCATAAATGGGTACCCTCTGGTCATAGGATTAGGCTATTTTCCAATGAGGTTGAGTTCTTGAGATAGGGAATTATGGCAAAGATTGCTTTTATAGATGCAATTAGTGGCAATAATAgattttgtagcttttcttttaTAGGATACCATTGGAGAAAGTTCAATTGAGAAAAGAAAGGAAtgttattaccaaaataaagaagagtctttagtaatataaaattttagcaCCAAATTGTTGGAGATGAGATTTACACTAATAAAAAGTACATTAAACTGTTATAGAATTAAGTGTAAGAATGTGAAGagacttaaaaataaaataaacagttaatttttaatatgatctATATCCAAAATAGTGATAttacctaaataatataaattagatgTTATATTACAATACTAAAGTGATAAATCAAGTGTAGAAGTGTCTCTCATTAGCCTTTCCATTGTCAGAAACTATGTTTCtatcaacttttatatatatatattgaattgaaGTTTTAACTTTTAACATTCAATAGCGACtcttaaacaaaacaaataaagatTGTGATTACCAAGGAAACAATTATGATTTGTACAACAAAAAAAAGCTAAGTGTCgttaatttcttctttaaaatttaatactaaaaccaaaaaatcttttctAATTAGTATCAATTTTAAgagattattttgattttattaaattaaaagctAACTGctgtaattataatattaacattttagtACAAATATTCCTTTATGGcctttatttacaaaaaatattttttaagtactCTAAAATTGTGAAATATCTGTTAGTTCGTTACCAAACTTTTACAACGACAAATGACCCATTAATAAATGCTACGAACTGAATTTCCCAAGGGAGTGAGCGAATTGGCAAGTAAGTGGCCTTAATTGTTATTCCATTTGAGGCGGTCAAACTGGAGAGTCAAATCCTCTACCTATCATATAGGGCGgactgtaaaaataaaaatattattattattattattttttagattgcATGTAAATGCAAGAAAGCGATGGGTCATCTTCTGTGTTTAATAACAGTGTCTGATCCCGATTCGTGTCCGGTCCCCACCCTATGGGAGCGAAACTATAGCTTACGCAACGAGGCTCGCTCCGGTTATGGCCTCGTACAGGTAAGGTAACTAATTAGGTTATTTATCAAATCAACTGATGCTTAAACCTGCTGCATGTGTTATCCTGTTAATCTATTCCTGAAAtcttaatgatttatttatttaatcattgaattaaaaaattaattaggaaGACGAAAAAGCtacttaattaataataagatgGATATGATTTCTTAATCCATGCTCAAGATAGCAATAGGAACCAAATAAAAAGTTCATCATAACGTAGCAGTCAAAGAAAACGGTTTGTCTTTTGGCCGATGAATCGAACGGCTGGATCTGATTACATGGATCTTGATCTCCGAAATACATGTGAAGGTAGGACCCAACCTCACCCGGTCTCTAGTACTTTCTTTCTCCTAATTTCAACCAACTGGTCCTCTCTGTTGAAGCTCACTACGCTCTTTCTCGTAAAAGATTCCGTATAATTTCGCTCAAAACATCCAACGGAGAAACGTTGCTTTCTCTCTACTTCAAATGGCTGAGAAGTAATCTCCTACACACAGAGAGAAAAAGCATAACATAAGCAAACCACAAAGCAATCATTTAAACTCTTCTAGTCCGCATCCCTCTCCTTTTAGACCATCAATTTCTCTCAAGTTCTGAACGTCTTTCCAACTGGTTCTTCCTCGTTTTGGTTCAATGGAACCCAGATCCAGTGCAATTGGACCCTCACTTGACCCGAACGCCCTCGATTCATTCCAATTCAACGAAGAAATTCAACAGTTGATGGCCGTGCCACAAGAAAATGCAAGCTCCTTCACTGCACTCCTCGAGCTGCCCACCCCACAAGCCGTGAAACTCCTCCACTACTCTCGTGATTCCGAGGACTCTGCTGCGCCTGCTTACTCAAACAACCACACAGTCACCGCCGATGCTCACTGCCCACCCTATCATTTCCCCGTTGGAGCAAACTTGACTTTTCCATCTAACATAGCTTTGATTGGACGCGCCGCgagattgaatgaaaaaaataataacagaaATAACACTCCGGAAACCACGGAGTCGGTGCCGTCAAATTCAAGCGGGGATCTCGGGAAAGTAAAGAACGAGCCAGCAGAATCAGACTCCAACAACCCCAATTCATCACCTCCGGCGGAGAATAAGAGATCGGTGAAGAGAAAAGAGTGCGATAAGAAGGTGAACAAACAATGATGTTAGGGTTTCTAGTGTTTGTCTTTAAGTGGCAATTAGCtgtaaattaatttcttaatttgtgTTATCACAGGTCAAAGTAGCGACAAAGAAGAGCAAAAGCGGTGCAAACGATAGCAGCGTAGATGCGCAGAAGCTTCCATACGTTCACGTTCGAGCTCGTCGTGGTCAAGCCACAGATAGCCATAGCTTAGCTGAGAGAGTAATAATCTCAATAATTAATTAGGCGTTGATTAATCATTATTTAGTGATGATTAAtcatttaattgatttattatcaCAGGCGAGGAGAGAGAAGATTAATGCACGAATGAAGCTGCTACAAGAACTGGTCCCAGGATGCGATAAGGTTAGtttgtaatttgattaattaatcattAGATTAAGAATATTCTTTTCCAAAAGCGATAATTCTATATTTTTAGGCTATGTGCTCTTTTTTAAGTAACGGTATTGTCCTTGTCACTCCTTTTCACTTGAGTGGGGAATGCTTCTGTCAAGATGGTGTTGTCAAGTGGCAATACggtaatttcaaaattttaacgTGATATTTGGGTTGAGTTTTTACAAGTCCTTTTCAACGTCAGTTTCGCAATAATGCTTTGGACTGCTGGTTTAAATGACGAGAACGCCATTGCTGGGCATTAGACAGGTAAATCTAAGTAATGTGGGAATGCTAGCTGTATTGAAGCGCTTGGGAGACAAGTACAGTGGACTTGTATCGGATGAAATTGCTTTTGGGTCCCATTTCATTGAAATGGAAAGTTTGATGCCCATAAGAAACGTTTATGGTACTATCTTCTTGAATAAGTTTGGTACCTTTCGCTAATGAGGATGGTGATAAATGGAGGACAATAGAATGGCTTCTTTGACAAATCCAGTTGCCAAACTCACTTCCCTCTTTGTTAATGGCCTTGATCTGATGCAGTTAATTGATTGAGATTAGACATGGACTCGGATTTTACTTGGGCAAGATTGTTTTGACAGTGAAGTTTAAGTAAATTAGCAAAGACTTTATGATTGAACTTGGCCAATGAAACTGAACGTTTTTTCTACTTGCATCCTTTTGTTTGGGTGATAAATAATGGCATATTTTATGTCATCTATAATTTGCAAGTTCTAGCATATGTAGGGCCGATTAATACTTGGGGCCCTGTATGGTCTTTGTAAAATGATTAGCATccttttaatcaaaatcattaaGGTCTTGTTTTTATACATGAGGGGTCAATGCATTGTATTGCAATATAGCAAATTGCCTGCATTAACCTCATTTTATGTTTAATCTGACTGAGGAGGATGAGAAATCGGTTTTAATGTTCCCTATAAATCATTTCAAGAATTGAGTTAACTGAAACTCTTTTTGACATTGAAGTTGATACTAAATTTGATAGTGTTTGACGAGGAAAGTCTTTGCTTTGCAGATTTCTGGTACAGCTTTAGTTTTAGATGAGATCATCAATCATGTGCAGTTGCTGCAGCGTCAAGTGGAGGTCAGACTTGAAAATCCCAGTCATCaatcttttatcttttcattttcctatctcttttttccttttttcttctggACAAATGAGATACAAAGATTTTTTATGGAATGTTTTTAGAATAGGGTTTATGCCGGAAGATGTGACCTTCAACACCTTAAGCGCACtatttttgggtttaaaaaaattattgtcttcctattttcaaacttttaggtgGCATTTTTTTGTACTAAATTTTCTTGCAAAGAACATATAGAAAGTGAAATGGCTAGAAATTAGTCTTCCTATTTCATCATTTAGTTCTCATTTTTTGGCATTagccttatttttttcaaaactaaaaagaaatgaATTGCTCCCAACTAATCCATTGCCACAGTGGCAGGTAAAAGTTAAACCCCTATATGATGAAGAAGAAACGTCAGATGTAGTTAGCAAGCTTCGTGTATTTATATTGTCCtgataatattttcattatctgTTATTGCTTTTATTATTGCGATCTTATTCTATTTGTATCTCTTTTTGTCTTCAGTTCTTATCAATGAGACTTGCAGCAGTGAATCCAAGAATTGATGCCAATTTTGACAATATATTGGCTTCAGAAGTAATATACATTTCCtcttttcatcttatttcaACAAGTAGCTTTTCCATGGGTGTAATTTCTAATTGATGATATTGTAGCTGGATTGTTTTTCATATTCCTAGTAATACTAATTTCCATCAGTAAACGGCATATAATCTGTTCTGTTGGTGGACTGGGCAACAAGAACTTTTGTAGTTATAATATAGCATATCTGATGAGACTCCTATCCAGAATGTTAGGAGTATTTCTCTTCACTAATATGGGTGTGGGAGTGGGTCAGACTTGGACCACCCTTTTTCCACCTGCCAAATGTATTGTTCTGTTCATCAGACAACCTTTGGTATCAGTATCACTAACATTTACAACTCTTCTTAAATACCTGCAGAGTGGATCCTTAACGGACGGTAACTTTTCCAACATGTCTATGCCTCTAATGTCTCCTGAGGTTCAAATCAATGCAAGCTGGCAACAATATCAACAGCAATGGCATTTGAATGCACATCATCAGCCTATTTggggaagagaagaagaaagccaTCACT includes:
- the LOC123224903 gene encoding transcription factor bHLH48-like isoform X2, whose product is MEPRSSAIGPSLDPNALDSFQFNEEIQQLMAVPQENASSFTALLELPTPQAVKLLHYSRDSEDSAAPAYSNNHTVTADAHCPPYHFPVGANLTFPSNIALIGRAARLNEKNNNRNNTPETTESVPSNSSGDLGKVKNEPAESDSNNPNSSPPAENKRSVKRKECDKKVKVATKKSKSGANDSSVDAQKLPYVHVRARRGQATDSHSLAERARREKINARMKLLQELVPGCDKISGTALVLDEIINHVQLLQRQVEFLSMRLAAVNPRIDANFDNILASESGSLTDGNFSNMSMPLMSPEVQINASWQQYQQQWHLNAHHQPIWGREEESHHFVTPENSPMTQQIQLCTQIN
- the LOC123224903 gene encoding transcription factor bHLH48-like isoform X1, which codes for MEPRSSAIGPSLDPNALDSFQFNEEIQQLMAVPQENASSFTALLELPTPQAVKLLHYSRDSEDSAAPAYSNNHTVTADAHCPPYHFPVGANLTFPSNIALIGRAARLNEKNNNRNNTPETTESVPSNSSGDLGKVKNEPAESDSNNPNSSPPAENKRSVKRKECDKKVKVATKKSKSGANDSSVDAQKLPYVHVRARRGQATDSHSLAERARREKINARMKLLQELVPGCDKISGTALVLDEIINHVQLLQRQVEFLSMRLAAVNPRIDANFDNILASESGSLTDGNFSNMSMPLMSPEVQINASWQQYQQQWHLNAHHQPIWGREEESHHFVTPENSPMTQQIQQLCTQIN